Proteins encoded by one window of Parabacteroides sp. FAFU027:
- a CDS encoding glycoside hydrolase family 127 protein, which produces MRHTLSSIIICTAVGLFTTASAVNKPAQPIKQVPFTQVHFTDNFWAPRIEINRTVSIPSAFKECEKNGRFDNFALAGKLIKGEHKGDFSFDDTDPYKIIEGASYSLAVKYDKKLDAYLDSVINLIGAAQEPDGYLTTCVTNKCTRLSGWWGNARWEKINSHELYNCGHMYEAAIAHFQATGKRTFLNIAIKNADLICKVFGPNEGQIHRPSGHPIVEMALAKLYKVTGTKRYLDLAKYFVEETGRGTDGHRLSEYSQDHMPILKQDEIKGHAVRAGYLYSGVADVAALTNDKAYFDALTRIWENMVSKKMFITGGIGSRAQGEGFGPNYELYNHTAYCETCAAIANVYWNERMFLATGDAKYIDVLERALYNGVISGVSLSGNKFFYDNPLESMGQHDRQPWFGCACCPGNITRFMASAPGYAYATQANDILVNLYVQSNSKIKTATNTVQLNQTSQYPWDGDVKISVKPLKPGNFAIKLRIPGWAKDEPVPSGLYKFTQKAGVNYQIWVNGKKIASTAQNGYAVVSRNWKSGDVIELKLPMPVRRIQANPEAKDDQGKLAIERGPIMYCLEGWDQGDKHIFNKYIPENAKMEFRYQKDLLNGVGTLSGTAIEVAKDNADKLTEKEVPFMAIPYSTWDNRGSDEMAVWIPASANYARPVPEPTIASKATSVNGYGFNDQWEPKSSNDISKPYHYWWLKKGSEESIEYAFEQPETVSNVQVYWLDLDHYDGDFRIPESWKLYYKDGEEWKEVQTAEKYTTLKDCYNKLNFTPVKTTGLKIVAKLQKGESGGVLEWKVN; this is translated from the coding sequence ATGAGACATACTCTTTCTTCAATCATTATTTGTACGGCAGTGGGACTCTTTACCACCGCTTCAGCTGTCAATAAACCGGCGCAACCGATTAAACAGGTGCCGTTCACCCAGGTGCATTTTACCGACAACTTCTGGGCGCCACGCATCGAAATCAACCGTACTGTTTCTATTCCTTCCGCATTCAAAGAGTGCGAGAAAAACGGACGCTTCGACAATTTCGCCTTAGCCGGAAAACTAATCAAAGGCGAACACAAAGGCGACTTCTCGTTTGACGATACTGACCCGTATAAAATCATTGAAGGCGCCTCATATTCTTTAGCTGTAAAATACGACAAAAAGCTGGATGCATACCTTGATAGCGTAATCAATCTGATAGGTGCGGCTCAGGAACCGGACGGCTACCTGACCACCTGCGTGACCAACAAATGTACCCGTCTCTCCGGCTGGTGGGGAAACGCCCGCTGGGAAAAGATCAACAGCCACGAACTGTACAATTGCGGACACATGTACGAAGCGGCAATCGCCCATTTTCAGGCTACCGGAAAAAGAACGTTCCTCAATATTGCTATCAAAAATGCCGATCTGATCTGTAAGGTTTTTGGTCCGAATGAAGGACAGATTCACCGTCCGTCAGGCCACCCGATTGTGGAAATGGCATTGGCAAAACTTTATAAAGTGACCGGAACCAAACGCTATCTTGACCTGGCGAAATATTTCGTGGAAGAGACAGGGCGTGGAACTGATGGTCACCGCCTCAGCGAATACAGTCAGGATCACATGCCCATCCTGAAACAGGACGAAATCAAAGGGCATGCCGTGAGAGCAGGATACCTCTATTCCGGAGTAGCTGACGTAGCTGCATTGACCAACGACAAAGCCTATTTCGATGCGTTGACCCGTATCTGGGAAAATATGGTGAGTAAGAAGATGTTCATCACCGGAGGAATAGGTTCGAGAGCACAAGGCGAAGGTTTTGGCCCGAACTATGAACTGTACAACCATACCGCATATTGCGAGACCTGTGCCGCCATCGCCAATGTATATTGGAACGAACGTATGTTTCTGGCTACCGGCGACGCGAAATACATCGACGTGCTCGAACGCGCATTGTACAACGGTGTGATCTCCGGCGTATCCCTGAGCGGAAATAAATTCTTCTACGACAATCCGCTGGAGTCAATGGGCCAGCACGACCGCCAGCCGTGGTTTGGATGCGCCTGCTGTCCGGGGAATATCACCCGATTTATGGCTTCTGCTCCGGGCTATGCTTATGCTACCCAAGCCAATGATATTCTGGTAAATCTTTATGTACAAAGCAATAGCAAAATCAAGACTGCAACCAACACCGTACAACTGAACCAAACCAGCCAGTATCCATGGGACGGTGATGTGAAGATTTCGGTAAAACCGCTGAAACCGGGCAACTTCGCCATCAAACTTCGCATTCCGGGTTGGGCGAAAGACGAACCGGTTCCATCAGGCCTTTACAAATTCACCCAAAAGGCCGGAGTTAATTACCAGATTTGGGTAAATGGCAAAAAAATCGCCTCAACTGCTCAAAACGGATATGCTGTCGTTTCCCGTAACTGGAAAAGCGGAGATGTGATTGAATTGAAGTTGCCGATGCCGGTTCGCCGCATTCAGGCTAATCCCGAAGCGAAAGACGATCAGGGTAAACTGGCCATTGAGCGCGGTCCGATTATGTATTGCCTTGAAGGTTGGGATCAGGGCGACAAGCATATTTTCAACAAATACATTCCTGAAAATGCGAAAATGGAATTCCGTTATCAGAAAGATTTGCTGAACGGTGTGGGAACTCTTAGCGGAACTGCCATCGAAGTAGCGAAAGACAACGCTGATAAGCTAACCGAAAAAGAGGTTCCATTCATGGCCATCCCTTACTCTACCTGGGACAACCGCGGTAGTGACGAAATGGCGGTATGGATTCCGGCTTCTGCAAACTATGCCCGTCCGGTTCCCGAACCTACTATCGCATCAAAGGCAACTTCGGTTAACGGTTACGGATTTAACGACCAATGGGAACCTAAAAGCTCAAACGACATCTCCAAACCCTACCACTACTGGTGGTTGAAGAAAGGATCCGAGGAATCTATCGAATACGCATTCGAACAACCGGAAACGGTGTCAAACGTCCAGGTGTACTGGCTTGACCTTGACCACTACGATGGCGATTTCAGAATACCCGAGAGCTGGAAACTCTATTACAAAGACGGGGAGGAGTGGAAAGAGGTCCAAACCGCTGAAAAATACACCACCCTGAAAGATTGCTACAACAAACTAAACTTTACCCCCGTAAAAACAACCGGACTGAAAATTGTAGCCAAACTTCAAAAAGGCGAATCCGGAGGTGTACTGGAGTGGAAAGTTAACTGA
- a CDS encoding beta-L-arabinofuranosidase domain-containing protein has protein sequence MMKALKLYFAVLLSFCLIPSVIRAQNGDQILDGIGETSLISRYSFNGDVKDLSRNTLHGTLQGTNYKFIHDELFGNVLSLSGDKKAFITLPGKSVSGEESLSLTGWVFLRSAKSGQLLFDFGKDFNSHFMVAPVGTREKAGFLAQVTTKLNTYTASSAALSINKWNHIAVVIDVPSKTLSTYLNGKLVCETKNVNVELSQLFDYKASDKNKLYIGKSAAKENIWLNASLHDFRLYRVPLTEMQVARIYQNALKTEGAVRTDDEKVSNLPGFPGNTPQLYNAYLESVPDIRVETVVGILPRLPRYIKGVYRNNFNGPKVRVIWPSPTDNSQVLTPGTYTISGKVPGTNLQPRVTVIIKDAKEMAKPGRTLEPFKLSQVTLNSDSHNHSSKFIENRDKFLKGLAGSNPDDFLYMFRNAFGQKQPKGAEPLGVWDSQDCKLRGHATGHYLSAIAQAYAGTGYDPSLQANFANKMKHMVNCLYELSKLSGQPQIPGGACVPDPKAVPPGPGKSGYNSDLSMDGIRTDYWNWGKGFISAYPPDQFIMLEKGASYGGDNTRIWAPYYTLHKILAGLMDIYEVSGNEKALEIVKGMGDWVYARLSQLPDQTLISMWNKYIAGEFGGMNEAMARLSRLTNEPRYMEVAKMFDNIRVFYGNAEHSHGLAKNVDTFRGLHANQHIPQIIGALEMYRDSHAPEYFNIADNFWYMSINDYMYSIGGVAGARNPANAECYISQPATLYENGFSEGGQNETCATYNLLKLSSDLFQFEQHAELMDYYERGLYNHILASVADSTPANTYHVPLRPGSVKQFGNDDMKGFTCCNGTALESNTKFQNSIYFRSTNNQALYVNLFIPSTLHWTEKNITVTQTTAFPKEDHTLLTIKGKGTFDLKVRVPHWATKGFFVTINGKPEKVYAEPGSYLTLSRKWSDGDKIELRMPFHFYLEPVMDQQNIASLFYGPVLLAAQEPTPRKDWRKITLDANDISKSISGNPEQLQFTIDGVVFKPFYETYGRHSVYLDVMLK, from the coding sequence ATGATGAAAGCATTAAAGCTGTACTTTGCAGTATTACTTAGTTTCTGCCTGATTCCTTCGGTTATAAGGGCTCAAAACGGCGATCAAATTCTGGATGGAATTGGCGAAACCAGCCTAATCTCACGTTATTCTTTTAACGGAGATGTTAAGGACCTGTCACGAAACACCTTACATGGCACCCTTCAGGGTACAAATTATAAATTTATCCATGACGAACTATTCGGAAATGTTCTTTCGCTATCAGGCGATAAAAAGGCTTTTATAACCTTGCCGGGAAAATCAGTATCAGGCGAAGAATCGCTAAGTCTTACCGGTTGGGTTTTCTTACGCTCGGCAAAAAGCGGTCAGCTTCTTTTCGATTTCGGGAAAGACTTTAATTCGCATTTTATGGTTGCCCCGGTTGGGACGAGGGAAAAAGCAGGTTTCCTGGCTCAGGTGACGACAAAATTAAATACTTACACAGCCAGTTCAGCCGCTTTGTCCATTAATAAATGGAATCATATAGCCGTGGTTATTGATGTGCCTTCAAAAACTTTGAGTACGTATCTAAACGGAAAACTTGTTTGTGAAACAAAGAATGTAAATGTTGAGTTAAGTCAGCTTTTCGATTATAAAGCAAGCGACAAAAATAAACTTTACATAGGAAAATCAGCTGCGAAGGAGAATATCTGGCTAAATGCCAGTTTGCACGATTTCAGGCTTTACAGGGTTCCATTAACAGAAATGCAGGTGGCGCGAATTTACCAAAATGCTTTAAAAACTGAAGGCGCAGTCAGGACTGATGATGAAAAGGTCAGCAATTTGCCCGGCTTTCCGGGAAATACTCCTCAGTTGTATAATGCTTACCTCGAAAGCGTTCCTGATATTCGGGTCGAAACTGTAGTAGGAATTCTGCCTCGATTGCCCCGTTACATAAAAGGTGTTTATCGGAATAACTTTAATGGACCAAAAGTTAGGGTTATATGGCCGTCACCTACAGATAACAGTCAGGTGCTGACTCCCGGCACTTATACCATTTCCGGGAAAGTACCCGGCACTAACTTGCAACCCAGGGTTACAGTTATAATTAAAGATGCAAAAGAAATGGCAAAGCCCGGCCGAACGCTGGAACCTTTCAAACTTAGCCAGGTAACATTAAATTCCGACAGTCATAACCACAGTTCTAAATTTATCGAGAACCGCGATAAATTCCTGAAAGGTCTTGCTGGTTCCAACCCCGATGATTTCCTTTATATGTTCCGCAATGCCTTTGGACAGAAACAGCCGAAAGGAGCCGAACCGCTTGGTGTATGGGATAGCCAGGATTGCAAATTGCGCGGTCATGCCACGGGGCACTATCTTAGTGCGATAGCACAGGCCTATGCGGGTACCGGTTATGATCCATCGCTTCAGGCTAATTTTGCCAACAAAATGAAGCACATGGTCAATTGCCTCTACGAATTATCAAAATTATCCGGACAACCTCAAATCCCTGGTGGTGCATGTGTCCCGGATCCCAAAGCCGTGCCTCCGGGGCCGGGTAAGTCAGGTTACAACTCCGATTTGAGTATGGATGGAATCCGCACCGATTACTGGAATTGGGGTAAAGGATTTATCAGCGCCTATCCGCCCGATCAGTTTATTATGTTGGAAAAAGGAGCCAGTTATGGTGGCGATAATACCCGGATTTGGGCGCCCTACTATACTTTGCACAAAATACTGGCCGGTCTTATGGATATATATGAAGTCAGTGGTAACGAAAAGGCTTTGGAAATAGTTAAAGGCATGGGCGACTGGGTTTATGCCCGATTAAGCCAGCTTCCTGATCAAACACTTATCAGCATGTGGAACAAATACATAGCAGGCGAGTTTGGGGGCATGAACGAAGCTATGGCCCGACTGTCAAGATTAACCAACGAACCACGCTATATGGAAGTTGCAAAGATGTTCGACAATATCAGGGTTTTCTATGGCAATGCTGAACATTCGCATGGGTTGGCCAAAAATGTTGACACGTTCCGTGGTCTGCACGCTAACCAACACATTCCTCAAATTATTGGGGCACTTGAAATGTATCGTGACTCACATGCTCCGGAATACTTCAATATTGCTGATAATTTCTGGTACATGTCAATAAATGATTATATGTACAGTATTGGAGGAGTTGCCGGTGCGCGTAACCCGGCAAATGCCGAATGTTATATCAGTCAGCCCGCGACACTTTACGAAAACGGCTTCTCTGAAGGCGGACAGAACGAAACTTGCGCGACCTACAACCTGCTCAAATTGTCCAGCGACCTTTTTCAGTTTGAGCAACACGCTGAATTAATGGATTATTACGAACGCGGGCTTTATAACCATATTTTGGCTTCGGTAGCCGACAGTACACCGGCAAATACCTATCATGTACCTCTCAGACCGGGTTCGGTTAAACAGTTTGGAAACGACGACATGAAAGGTTTTACCTGTTGTAACGGTACAGCGCTCGAAAGCAATACCAAATTTCAAAACTCTATTTATTTCAGAAGCACTAACAATCAGGCTTTGTACGTAAACCTTTTTATTCCATCAACCTTACACTGGACTGAAAAGAACATCACCGTTACACAAACAACCGCTTTCCCGAAAGAAGACCATACGCTATTAACGATTAAAGGCAAAGGCACGTTTGACCTGAAAGTGCGCGTGCCACATTGGGCAACCAAGGGCTTTTTTGTAACGATTAACGGTAAACCCGAGAAAGTTTACGCCGAGCCGGGAAGTTATTTAACCTTGAGCCGTAAATGGAGCGATGGCGATAAAATTGAGTTGCGTATGCCTTTCCACTTTTACCTGGAACCGGTGATGGATCAGCAAAACATTGCAAGTTTGTTTTATGGCCCGGTTTTACTGGCAGCACAGGAACCTACCCCTCGTAAAGACTGGCGCAAAATTACCCTTGATGCAAACGATATAAGCAAATCAATATCAGGCAACCCTGAACAATTGCAATTTACGATCGATGGTGTGGTTTTTAAACCATTCTACGAAACTTATGGCCGCCATTCGGTGTATTTGGATGTCATGCTAAAGTAA
- a CDS encoding glycoside hydrolase family 97 catalytic domain-containing protein has translation MTHNTRLQIFLISLFIGISATVSAETLSLKSPDGKLRVAVNTGNQLTYSVKDGGQIILAPSAIGMTLENGAALGKNPHKVSVATRSAKETINATNYRFASFTTQYNELKITFKGNYGVIFRAYDEGVAYRFFTTMGGNISIKDELAEFNFDKDYTSYMPHSTGKKDPFAMAFQSTYEVKPLTQTNQTLPAFLPLTVDLLKGKKLTITESDLEDYPGMFIQSEGKTGFKGLFAPLPSKVAQNAWRKQEYVTERANFIAQTSGTREFPWRVLAITRNDTEMPVNNLVYALASPPRIKDFSWVKGGKSAWEWWNDWGISGVNFKAGINTETYKHYIEFASQNGLEYVILDEGWYKPSSGDMLTVIPEINLPELISYAKSKNVGIILWTVFNVLDSQLEAACKKYSEMGIKGFKVDFLDRDDQKAVQMTYRIAEMTARYKLTLDLHGFYKPTGLNRTYPNIINFESVFGMEEMKWSTPEVDMPTYDVTFPFIRLMAGPVDYTPGAMRNSTKSDFKPIYSNPLSQGTRCHQLATYIVFDSPLTMLADNPTIYQKEQECTSFIASLPNVTDETKILQGKLGEYIVSARRKDKEWTVGALTNWTERDIALTLDFLKKGIKYQAEIFSDGINANKQASDYQREILTVTSDSTLKLHLASGGGFAIRLTELNGDKVTAVPQSLHLYPFYKKYLDAGGMPVVSSHQVSDKALYKAREIIMGMLSKRKDIARYMIGKGCRVMVIGANEQVCELPEYAHICNSPDSIAYWNKRARGFGGSPEDDFSCSCGEENLICLSGDKYEGENILIHEFAHIFHMVGIVGVNPNFNNELETVMKHAIEKGLWEKTYALSNKEEYFAEAVQSFFNCNRYSETPNGVHNSINRREKLKKYDPEMYNLLLKYFAEIDIPISNKVHE, from the coding sequence ATGACACACAACACCAGACTACAAATATTCCTCATAAGCCTGTTCATCGGCATTTCAGCTACAGTATCAGCAGAGACATTATCCCTCAAATCACCCGATGGGAAACTACGGGTAGCAGTCAACACAGGTAACCAGCTGACCTACTCTGTGAAGGATGGCGGACAAATCATCCTGGCTCCCTCAGCTATCGGAATGACGTTGGAAAACGGAGCTGCATTAGGCAAAAATCCTCACAAGGTAAGTGTAGCCACTCGCTCTGCAAAAGAGACCATCAACGCCACAAACTACCGTTTCGCGTCCTTCACCACCCAATACAACGAACTAAAAATCACCTTCAAGGGAAATTACGGCGTGATATTCCGGGCCTATGACGAAGGAGTAGCATACCGGTTCTTCACGACAATGGGCGGAAACATCAGCATCAAAGACGAGCTGGCGGAATTCAACTTTGACAAAGATTACACCAGCTATATGCCTCATTCGACCGGCAAAAAAGATCCGTTTGCCATGGCGTTCCAAAGCACCTACGAGGTAAAACCGCTGACTCAGACCAATCAGACCTTGCCGGCGTTCCTGCCTCTCACCGTTGATCTTTTGAAAGGGAAAAAACTGACCATCACCGAGTCGGATCTGGAAGATTATCCCGGCATGTTTATTCAATCTGAAGGAAAAACGGGATTCAAAGGACTATTCGCCCCGCTACCGTCCAAGGTGGCACAAAACGCTTGGCGGAAACAGGAGTATGTGACCGAAAGAGCCAACTTCATTGCCCAAACCAGTGGAACAAGAGAGTTTCCGTGGAGAGTATTAGCCATCACCCGAAATGATACCGAAATGCCGGTCAACAATCTGGTGTATGCACTGGCTTCTCCCCCCCGCATTAAAGATTTCTCCTGGGTAAAAGGCGGTAAATCGGCTTGGGAATGGTGGAACGACTGGGGTATTTCCGGCGTGAACTTCAAAGCCGGCATCAATACCGAAACCTACAAGCATTACATCGAGTTTGCATCGCAAAACGGACTCGAATATGTCATTCTGGACGAAGGGTGGTACAAACCGTCAAGCGGCGATATGCTGACCGTGATTCCGGAGATTAATCTGCCCGAACTTATTTCGTATGCCAAAAGTAAAAACGTGGGCATCATCCTCTGGACGGTGTTCAACGTACTGGACAGCCAGTTAGAAGCGGCATGTAAAAAGTACTCCGAAATGGGGATCAAAGGCTTTAAAGTCGATTTCCTCGATCGTGACGACCAGAAGGCGGTGCAAATGACCTATCGTATTGCCGAAATGACCGCCAGATACAAACTGACACTCGACCTGCATGGTTTCTACAAACCGACCGGACTGAACCGCACCTATCCGAATATCATCAACTTCGAAAGTGTATTTGGCATGGAGGAGATGAAATGGAGTACACCGGAGGTGGATATGCCAACCTACGATGTGACATTCCCATTCATCCGGTTGATGGCCGGTCCGGTCGATTATACGCCGGGCGCCATGCGCAACAGTACCAAAAGTGACTTCAAGCCCATTTACTCCAATCCGTTGAGTCAGGGAACCCGTTGCCACCAACTGGCAACCTATATTGTGTTCGATTCACCGCTGACCATGCTGGCCGACAATCCGACCATTTACCAAAAGGAACAGGAATGTACCTCATTCATTGCCAGCCTGCCTAACGTAACCGATGAAACGAAAATCTTGCAGGGAAAATTAGGGGAATACATCGTTTCGGCCCGCAGAAAAGATAAAGAATGGACAGTCGGTGCATTAACCAACTGGACCGAACGGGATATTGCATTGACTCTGGATTTCCTCAAAAAGGGTATAAAATACCAGGCCGAGATATTCAGCGACGGCATCAATGCCAACAAACAGGCTTCAGATTACCAACGTGAAATCCTCACCGTAACGTCAGATTCCACATTGAAACTTCATCTGGCTTCTGGCGGAGGTTTTGCCATTCGTCTGACGGAACTTAACGGCGATAAAGTAACCGCAGTCCCCCAATCGCTTCACCTCTATCCCTTTTATAAAAAATACCTCGACGCGGGAGGAATGCCTGTCGTCAGCTCACATCAGGTAAGTGACAAGGCGCTTTACAAAGCCCGCGAAATCATTATGGGAATGTTGTCGAAGCGGAAAGACATTGCCCGTTATATGATCGGAAAAGGGTGTCGCGTAATGGTTATCGGCGCAAATGAACAGGTGTGCGAGCTACCGGAATATGCCCACATCTGCAACAGCCCCGACAGCATTGCATACTGGAATAAACGCGCACGCGGCTTTGGCGGCTCACCCGAAGATGACTTCAGTTGCAGTTGCGGCGAAGAGAATCTGATTTGCCTTTCCGGTGATAAATATGAAGGTGAAAATATCCTGATTCATGAATTCGCTCATATTTTCCATATGGTCGGGATTGTTGGGGTAAATCCCAATTTCAACAACGAATTGGAGACCGTGATGAAACATGCTATCGAAAAAGGATTATGGGAAAAGACCTACGCTTTGAGCAACAAGGAAGAATATTTTGCAGAAGCAGTCCAGTCCTTCTTCAATTGCAACCGCTATTCCGAAACGCCAAATGGTGTACACAACTCCATCAACCGCAGGGAGAAGCTCAAAAAATACGATCCCGAAATGTACAACCTGTTGCTGAAATATTTTGCAGAAATAGATATTCCGATCAGTAACAAGGTGCATGAGTAA